The following nucleotide sequence is from Schistocerca serialis cubense isolate TAMUIC-IGC-003099 chromosome 4, iqSchSeri2.2, whole genome shotgun sequence.
CGTGGAATGTGAACCACAGGTCGTTTCTGGCGTCTTCTAACATCGTTGAGAAGTGAAGGCTAGCttgaaacgaagactgaaaaacagTTCATCTAAACGTTTTGATTAATgagcttgcgagtatcaaaatacctgACACATATGGGcgtatcttttgactacattgagtaaaaaagcactccgtcttcaggtcacaagtggccaatcgtgaccatccgacagccgtgtcatcctcagataagtATGCAGATAGGAGGGTCGTGAGGTCACCACACCGTTCTTCAGgtggttacgatggttttctttgaccggagctgctactattcggcatcacgaggctgagtgcaccccgaaaaatggcaacagcttatggcaacccggatggtcacccatccaagtgccggccacgcccgacagcgcttaacttcggcaatCTGACGATAACCgttgtatccattgcggcaaggccgttgccttcatTTAGCCCGCCAAGGGACCGTatctgacacaaatttcaacttaatacttctaacagttccacacaaaaaaatttgtttacaGACAGACGCTTATATATTTTGATTTCGTGGCCTTAGAAGCTTAAGATTTCTACActaccaagggaccgtagaccttagtatgtgacataaatttcaacttgagacGCCTATCCGTTCCGGAGGAAAATGGGGTCTTAACACACAGACAGATAGACAaatagacaacaaagtgatcctgtaacgattTCGTTTTTACCGACAGAGGTACGGAGCCCTAAAATTGTGGACTGCTTCACATATTCTGCAGAGATCAAGCGAGAGCAGCAAAATAGAAAACAGATAAACTCCATGGTAAAGTTGCGATAAGCAAGGTTGGAATTTAATGCCCTACATTCATGTGATACTTAGCTTTTATCGTAATCGTTCATGATGCACCCAAGTACAACTTTCCACGGGACTAGAATGTTCCCGAGATATGGTCTATCACTGAAATAGCATTGCCTTCTCACCCAACCCGTGACTTTTCCTTTCGCGATAGACTcaatacaaaaggtaaatgtggtgtctgttctttcagactacCCTCGTATGTTAGATCAAAGCATAAAACTATGTGAGAACTCTTGGAAGGAACTATTGCTTCAAGTTATATTAGTCATAATGAAGTGGTCTGAATTAATACGTATTGAGACACAAAGCAGTTACAGACTTGGGCTGCGATTGGGTCGTCGGATTCaaattctcaaatggctctgagcactacgggacttaaaatctgaggtcatcagtccgctagaacttaaaactactaaaacctaactaacctaaggacatcacaaacatccatgcccgaggcaggattcgaacctgcgaccgaagcagtcgcgcagttccggacggtagcgcctagaaccgctttgccaccacGGCCGCCTCATATTCTCAACTTACAAATGTAGTATCCCTTACCCATcattctcattactcgcggcatttcgctgattcctgtaagagttagAGCCGGGTGGCGTCCGCACTGAAGAGAACATAGATGTCCTCCCCTGAGTTATATATCTggggtgtctgttccttcggacatgtccgagagaatagacaccacacacacacacacacacacacacacacacacacatatatatatatatatatatatatatatatatatatatatatatatatatatatatatatataactcaggCACATGTCCGAAGCagtagacaccacacatatataacTCAGGCGAAGACGGCTAATGAACACTTCTTATATggatacgaatgtagtgtgtggacatacaaggtgagaatgtgggtctcgcgggaggcgtgctcgagatagtccctgcagtcgcgctgcgCTCTGTGGTCTaggtggcgcagatggatagagcttttaccatgtaagcagaagatcccgggttcgagttccggtgggggcacacatttttgcCTGTCCCTAATGATGTGTATCAATGTCCGCAGCaggtgaaggtattaatatataatcttCAGTGGGGATGCACACCAGGTTcgcaactcttacgggaattggcgaaATGCCTCGAGTAATGAAAATAATGGCCAAAGGGTACTACATTCGTTGTATGTGAATAAgtcgagaatttgggtctgatgtgaGGCTTTCTAGGCTGACCACTGCGTCTAGATGGCGCAGTAGTTATCGCATATGCCTTCTAAGCAGGAGACTCGGATTCGAATCCcgccccggcacaaattttcaattttccccattgatttaaatcactaCCCACTCGCAGCCCACGTTTGTAATTCCTTTGTGTGTCAATACATATTACTTCGGAGCATCCCATAATaactaatacagggtgttacaaaacggtacgagcaaactttgaggaaacattcctcacacacaacgaaagaaaatatgttatgtggacatgtgtccgaaaacgcttactttccatgttagagctcattttattacttctcttcaaatcacattaatcatggaatggaaacacgcagcaacagaacgtaccagcgtgacttcaaacactttgttacaggaaatgttcaaaatgtcctccgttagcgaggatacatgcatccaccctccgtcgcatggaatccctgacgcgctgatgcagccctggagaatggcgtattgtatcacagccgtccacaatacgagcacaaagagtccctacatttggtaccggggttgcgtagacaagagctttcaaatgcccccataaatgaaagtcaagagggttgaggtcaggagagcgtggaggccatggaactggtccgcctctaccaatccatcgggcaccgaatctgttgttgagaagcgtgcgaacacttcgactgaaatgtgcaggagctccatcgtgcatgaaccacatgtcgtgtcgtacttgtaagggcacatgttctagcagcacaggtagagtgccccgtatggaatcatgataacgtgctccattgagcgtacatactgacgaagctaaaatgagctctaacatggaaattagacgtttccggacacatgtccacatcacatcttttctttatttgtgtgtgaggaatgtttcctgaaagtttggccgtacctttttgtaacaccctgtataacttgaAGCAGTAGTTTCTTTCAAGAGTTCCCATATTGTTTTATACTTTGATCTAACATACGAGGGTAGTCTGAAAAGTTTCTGACCTCAGCATGGAGACAGTAGCGCCTGTTAACAAAAATGGGGAATTTGTTTGCGCGTGCCTAGTAAGACACTGTTAAAAAGGGGTAGGACGTGTGACTAGTGGTAGAGAATTTGAGAGTGTAGTAGCGCCAGTGAAAAGTTATTGCGATTTTAAGTTGGGGTTATTCCGCGTGTTCCAGGAAAGGAGCTGACGGGGGACGAGGACGACTCCTGCGGCGTGCGGGAGGACCTCTGCAGCGACGCGTCCGACGACAAGAGCGCCTCTGGCGGCAGCAGCAAGAAGAAGAAGTCGGGCAGCGGCGGCGACGGCAAGGGCGGCGCCGGAGgaggcgtgggcggcggcggcgggggcggcgggggcggcgcgggaggcgggggcggcagcggcaaGCCACGGCGCGCGCGCACCGCCTTCACGTACGAGCAGCTGGTGGCGCTGGAGAACAAGTTCAAGACGACGCGCTACCTGTCGGTGTGCGAGCGCCTCAACCTGGCGCTCAGCCTGTCGCTGACGGAGACGCAGGTGAAGATCTGGTTCCAGAACCGGCGCACCAAGTGGAAGAAGCAGAACCCGGGCATGGACGTGAACTCGCCGACGGTCCCGCCGGCGGGGCCCGCCGTCGCCGGCCCGCCCTTCGGCGGCTCGCCCTACTCGCACCACCAGCACGGCGGCCTGCTGTACGCGCCCTACCCCTACTCCCTGCCGGGCGccggcgccgccgcagccgccgccgccgccgccgcgccgccgccgtcCCAGCCGTACGGCCACCCCTACTTCCACTCGCTGGCCGGCCACcactccctggggcactcctcatgAGGCTCGCCGGCTCACGGCCCGCGCCGCGCCGCATAGCCTCGCGCTCACCCTCCACCGCAAAGCCGATAAGCCCGGTGCCCGCTTCCCGTAGTTACGAGATCCCCGGGACGAGACGCGCGAACGGACACTGTGCTACGTCTCGTCTCTGAACAGTGAAATCGTCGCAGGACCAAAGTAGCTCGACAGGGAAACTCCTCCCATTTGTTTGGACCCAAAATACTCCGACAAATTCCTGTCTTCACCACGAAACCTTAAATGTGATGAGGTTCAGACTGAAATGTAACTTTCTGACACATTATGGAAGCCAGATTATGTATGTTGGCCCTAGGCCATACTACGTTGACCCTAAGCCTTATGGGGCTTTGTCCAGTTTTGTCCAGCTGTCCAATGAGAGCTTCTGTACAGGGACTTGAGGTCCATAAACGCTAATGGACCCTCTGATATAAATATTTGGCTCAGCTTGCAAAAGTGAAATCGCCACTGGACCAATGCAACTGACCGGGGAAAGTCAGCTCCCACTTTCGAGCCTTTAGTAATATCCAGATAAACTGCCTCTGCCCAGAATGAAACGTTAACTGCAATTTACGTTGtaataaaacttcctgacagattacaactgtgtaATGAAGTGCTATATTGGCTCTGGCTCGGTGCCTGATGAGTGTTTCGCCCAGTTTGGTACGACTCTCCACTGAGATAGCTTCTCCACCAGATctggaggacgagatggacactGTTATACAAGTTACGTCAAGTTTAAAGAGTTAAATTGGCCTAGGACCCCAGAAATTCAGCTCCCATATATCGACAgccttaattaattatttatttcaagtttctgctaccagtcactttttattttattttatgcttaatctaacaaaTGCAAcgagtttcgaacatgttctgttcattttcaagcgttaatacatacatgcatacatacatatataGAGAATTGTTACTTGAAAACAAACAGTCTTAAACTagtctagaacactttgtccactgttttttgtttttataattttttaatgtagctgctggtgtggcattcgcgggggggggggggggggggagggaaggagggggggcagtgtatatctagaatTCGAAATCAGTGATTTCAATTTCGATTTCTAGAtgtacactgcccccctccttccccctaaatgccacaccagcagctacattacaaaattaaaaaacaatggacaaagtgttctagactagtttaagactgtttatgtttaagtaacatttctccatatatgtatgtatgtatatactaacgcttgaaaatgaacagaacatgttcgaaacgcgttgcattatgttagatcaagcataaaataaaataaaaagtgactggtagcagaaacttgaaataaataattatcccacacagtcacggtccacaaatatagccattatggctgaaaataagaaGCCTTAATTAATATTTAGAGTTATTCCTGCTCTCTAaatcaaattgaaatttgtggtttaCTCCGATAACGAAACTTCctaaagattaaaactgtgcaattGGGTGTACTGACCCTAAGACTCATGGGCGTTCCGTCCTGTTTTATGCAACTGCTCCGTCAGACACCTTCAGCACAGAATCTCGAGAAAGAGAAAGTTGGATGGGTGTTCTGTTGCGAATACTTACGAATACAGTGAAATATGAGGAGAGAAATTCGTCTCCCATGTATTTCGAATTTAAAATATTCGAATTCATATCCTCACAATGAAATTTTAACTGTGAGGTGTCTTTTACACTGTAAACAAATTCTTGACAGACTTAAGTAATTCAGTAAACTTTACCAAAAGCCGTAAACTTTAAAATATTGTCTTTTATTTTAAAACCAACCAGTTTCGATGAGtcatcttgccatcttcaggccccatatgcttttttcgaatcaacgaacttatcgtatacCGCCATAAACTGGACTtcgtgaatcccaatcgttgtgcAGCTGTTTCATATGAAAGTGTGACAACGTGAAAGTGTGACAGCGTGAAAGCGTGACAGCGTCAACTGCTGTCACGCTTTCGTATGAATCAGCTGCATAACGATTGGGATTCACGATATCCACTTTTATGGCGCTATGCGATAAGTtcgttgattcgaaaaaagcgtatggggcctgaacatggcaaagtgaATTGCCGAAACTAGTTATTTTCAAAATGAAGTAAAaatcttaaagtgtacggctgttggtaaagtttgttGAATTGGAAAGTACGTACCATCCGATGTCCCTTGACtgtaatggaccaacagagatttaaAAAAGGGTCGGATACAGTATGTTGAGTCTAAGACTAATCGACGTTTCGTACAGTTTTGTGCAACTGCCCGCTGAGGAGGCTTCTGTATAGGATCTCCAGATAGGTGTATCGACACTGTAATACGAGTATTTGTCTCGACTTTAAATAGCAATCTTGTCACAGGACGAAAATAGCTCAAAAGAGAAATTTACATCAAATTTGTTTGAAACTTTAAATGCTCGATTTCGTGCCACCACAATAAAACATGAACTACGAAATAAGGTTTGAGCTGCAGTAAACCTTCCTGGCAGAGAGCCACATTCAGGATGTTGACCACCTACTTCGATGTACTATCTATCTCATCTTCACCTTATGGTACTTAGCAGCCAGTTATAACCTACCATGTACCACATCCTAATTCAAAAGTCAGGGATTCGAACCACAGTTTATCACAGAAATTAACGTGACTTTCGTGTCtagcagtgttttctttttctttaatgccGGCGTACATCATGGTTCCAATTCTAAAACCAATTTTAGGCCCCCAAAAACTGACTGCCAGTCGGTTGGCAGGTTGGAGGATTCGTTCCAAACGAAAGTATATCACCTGCAATAGGTCTACGTTCAGTAAAGTTTTGTGATATTCAAACCACTGTGCTTCAGGGCAACTTTACGTAAATCACAAACACATGATGACGGAATTTACGCAACAGTATTTCCCTTGGAAAACGACCACTTTCATCACAGATTCACACTCAAGTTAAGCATCTTTAGCACATAACAATGCCAGTGCACTGATTCACTTTGTTGCCTTGAAATTGCACTCAAGGGTCAAGGATATGCGTTCGAGTTCCGGTCAGGTGCACAGTTTCAATCTTTCTGCATGTAACAGTACACCTACGTTCCGACGCAGAGTGAAAGACTTTGTTTCTGGATACACACCCTTGGCCGCAGCTAATCTATTATCCGCCATGTTACTTCTGCCAGGAATGCTAGCCTACGTAGCATATTATGAAGGAGTGTTTTTCTGGATTCTGGAATAGCTAGATGAAGTTTCAGATCTGGGCCGACAGATGCCCTCGGAAGTATCAGGCGCTGGAGGTCTACCAGCGAAAACGCAAAGCCCCGGGTTCAGATCCCGGACCAGCCCGcactttcaatctgtcaggaatttTTAGTTAATCTTCTCCGTCATTCTGTATCTACAAGGCAGGTAAACCATACAGACAACGCATTGTTTGTCGCTGGGAGAAAGCCAAAAAGAAAACCGTACCGTATTTAACTGAAAATCAATGTTACTCAAACACTACAGCTTGACCTTTCACCGATGCCCGCAGAGTATTTCCTTCCGAAAAATTTATTCATCAAAATTTCACGTGCTGTTTCAGAAATTCTGCAGGTCACAAGATCGGGCGTGAATGTATCAGTACTTCTATAAGCTGAACTGTGGATTATTGCGACCTCAGTGGTTGTTTTGCTGTCAGTATTACTTACATGCCACAGCCGACGTTTCGTGTGATGTTCGCTTGGTAATGTATGAGAGCCTACAATGTGAAATGTTCTTACAAATTCCACCTACCAGTGATCATTTCTGTCGCCGTGTAGATGTTAAGTGAGAGGTTACGTGTGCAGTGTAATATTGTGGACGTTAATGTAAACTGCCACCATTACAGCCATGTATTCACTCTAGGATTATTCGTGATGTGACTGCAAAATTTGTGTTATACTACTGCACGGAAACTAGCAACTTTTGAAGCAAATATATGGAAAAGAACATTACTACCTCGTCATGTATAAATCACAGAATTTTTTTCCACTGATGTTAAAAAGAGCGCTAAATGCAGATTGccatgtaaaatgtttttgtttaacACTCAGCTGTTGCATTCCTCATAAACAAGGTGCTACTCTATGAAACTTAGATACAATGTGAGAATCTTTTATTGACAGTGTATACCCACACTCATACAATTGCAGTCACAACTTTGTAAGTAAAGCGATTGGCGAAATGCGTTTTGTATTCCACTTATTGTTGAACAAACCAGTGGCATTCTGAAATGCTCCTTATACTAAAGCTCCTTTTATTACGTAAGATTTCATAGCGCATATTGTGCAATAGTGATTGAGTATTTTTCAGACGCAGACATAAGACCCGAATCGGCATGCGCTTCGGTTAGAGATAGCTAATATTTAGCTGAACTACGAAGCGCTACAGATATCTTTTAAGTACTATTGTTCTGTGGTTTTTGTTTCCTTCCTGTCGTATGTTTGTGTTACACTCAGTGATAAACACAAGACACGTGCTTTAGCGTGAGGTCATTGTTTTCGTTCATTCGGCAGCAAACATAATTTCATTGTGTTGTTTATTGTTCTTCAGTTAAAGTACCAAAATCTTCCATAACAAACTCCAAGATTATGTTCCGTGCATGTATGTGCATGGTTTGTACGTAAATGGTACAACTGCGGATCAAAATTACACTCGCTGCAGATGGACTGCGTGTTTATAAACAGTGCAAAGTTGTGGTCCATTTCTCACCGTGATCTCGAAATGTCCTCTCCTGCCATTATTTTCTCACTATTCATCCAAAAGTTATTGGAAAATacgttaattttgttttgaaatgtaTTGTATATAACTTATTGATTTAAGATGATGatctgaaaatatttatttgtaaattcTTAGATATAGAAATGTTAATTTGTTGTTACACCTGAAGGAAAATATAGCAGTTCGCTGATGAAACAGATTTTTTTGCCCATTGTTCCCACTGATTTGTGGTTCCGTACATTACCAATCATTAACAATATTcttacacgagagagagagagagagagagagagagagagagagagagagagagagagagagaggagctgtACTAtagaagaagaaggagcagacCAGCAAAAGATGGTGAAATGAAGTTTCACGTTGAGCACTTGCACCATGTCGAATAAGTTGACGTGACTAATACTTGGAGAAAGCGTAATTTACTGCCTCTTCTACATATACATTATTCACTTAACATGTAGGTGGTACGAGAAAGCTGCGAACAATTTTTTAGGACACTTACTCAGACGTAGAAAAAGAAAATATGATAAAATGGACGTAGGTCAGCAAAAGTTTTAGTTCCATGTTGGAACTCATTTTATATAACTCTTCATGTACGTGCAAACGTATCAGAACGTGTGAGCTGGCGTGAATACTCACTCAAGTGTTAATATACGGTACCAACAAAGATTATCTGTcaatatttttgcatttttggTGACTCATGTTCTCTCGTCCTAACTGATATGGTGGAAGATGTgtgtgactcttcaggctttcccggcgatctaatgacatcttgggttgtcgggtgttctgccggatatcagcgtcgtacttgcacgatatttcggtcacgtagctcgagaccttcatcaggtgcgacctgagactgctcctcgagtggacctggtccagtatttatgcctatggccttcccccataaatactggaccaggtccactcgaggagcagtctcaggtcgcacctgatgaaggtctcgagctacgtgaccgaaatatcgtgcaagtacgacgctgatatccggcagaacacccgacaacccaagatggaAGATGTGTGTTTATCAGTTTTACGGAACATGCACTTTATGCGCACTGGAGCTGTTATATACGTCAGTATTACTCCcttcggcttctaaataacagattccgtGATATCGATAGGAATAGGTGGACCAATGCCCTGACGTCTACGTTCTCTGGATCTAAGCCCGCCAGAATTTTATTTATGGCCACTTTTGGATCCTCATCCGCGGCGTACCTCAGGTCAAGATGCGGACGGTATTCGTATCTCTGTGGTAGAAACCTGTGAAAACCATATGGAATACTCCAGTGATGTACTAGCGCCTCTGTGATTCAGTGGGACTGCGGTTTGGTGCATATAACAGTGCTTACAGGGGATATTGTGGACATTTAATATTAGCACGAGTGACACCCTTGTATACAGTGCACAGCACACAAAATATGAACGCCCTGTATTTATGAATGGTTTTTCATAACAGTA
It contains:
- the LOC126474753 gene encoding homeobox protein slou-like, translated to MATAADTARPQPTRKVADDGKELTGDEDDSCGVREDLCSDASDDKSAGGGGGSGKPRRARTAFTYEQLVALENKFKTTRYLSVCERLNLALSLSLTETQVKIWFQNRRTKWKKQNPGMDVNSPTVPPAGPAVAGPPFGGSPYSHHQHGGLLYAPYPYSLPGAGAAAAAAAAAAPPPSQPYGHPYFHSLAGHHSLGHSS